TTCATTAAAAGTAGCGAAAAAGATGTTAGAGGAGCGCCCGTTACCAGAGTGGAATGAGCGAATAAAACAAGATTTTCAAGTAATTGATCAAAGCTTGCTTGATTCGGCATTAAAAAGCTTATCGGTTTACTAACGGAAGGTTTTATTACTAGGGTTTGTTAAAACAAATCAAACAACTAACTTGTAGGAGGATTACACATGTCTAAAGTTTATGATGTTGCCATTGTTGGTGGTGGCCCAGGTGGATTAACAGCTGCATTATATGCTAGCCGTTCTAAGTTATCTACAGTTGTTTTAGAGAAAGGTCAAGTTGGTGGTCAAGCGGCTACAACAGAAGAAATCGAAAACTGGCCAGGAACTATTCATACAACTGGTCCTGCTTTAACAGCAGCTATGGCTGAGCATGCTAAGAAGTTTGGTGCTGAGTTTGTTAGAGAAGATGTTGTTGGAATTGAAACAGAGGGTTTTGTAAAAACAATAAAAGGCCGTAAGGGCGAATACAAAACTAAGTCTATTATTATTTCTACAGGTGCAGAACCAAGAGTATTAGGTATTCCTGGTGAGCGCGAGTTTAGAGGTAAAGGTGTTTCATACTGTGCTACATGTGATGCTGACTTTTATGAAGAATTAGACGTAGTAGTATTGGGTAATGGTGATGCTGCTATTGAAGAAGCTATGTACTTAACAAAATTTGCCGAAACAGTTACAATTGTTGTTATTCACGAAGAAGGTAAAGTTGATGCAACACCTGTAGTAGCTGAGCGTGCATTTAAAAATGATAAATTAAAGTGGATTTGGAACTCTACAATTTCTGAAATTGGTGGAGATGGTATTGTTGAGTGGGTTAAAGTTAAGAATATTAATACAGGTGAAGTTAATGATGTAGCTACAAACGGTGTATTTGTATTTGTTGGTACAGTTCCACGCACACAAGCCTTTGAAGGCGTTTTAGAAATGGATCAAAGAGGTTACTTAATGGTAGACCCTCAAACAATGGCTAGTAATAAAGACGGTGTTTTTGCTGTTGGAGATTGTCGCCAGAAATATTTACGTCAAGTTGTTACTGCTGCTGGTGATGGAGCTACAGCTGCTACAGTTGCAGAAAAATATATTCACGAAGAAGAAAACTTCTTAGAAGATGTAATTGAAGTAGATGTTCCTGTATTAGTAGCTTTCTGGAGCCCAGCTAGTGAAGCTAGTATGGCTGCAATGCCTAAAATTGAAGGCGCTGTTGAAGAGCT
This Clostridium sp. 'deep sea' DNA region includes the following protein-coding sequences:
- a CDS encoding FAD-dependent oxidoreductase, coding for MSKVYDVAIVGGGPGGLTAALYASRSKLSTVVLEKGQVGGQAATTEEIENWPGTIHTTGPALTAAMAEHAKKFGAEFVREDVVGIETEGFVKTIKGRKGEYKTKSIIISTGAEPRVLGIPGEREFRGKGVSYCATCDADFYEELDVVVLGNGDAAIEEAMYLTKFAETVTIVVIHEEGKVDATPVVAERAFKNDKLKWIWNSTISEIGGDGIVEWVKVKNINTGEVNDVATNGVFVFVGTVPRTQAFEGVLEMDQRGYLMVDPQTMASNKDGVFAVGDCRQKYLRQVVTAAGDGATAATVAEKYIHEEENFLEDVIEVDVPVLVAFWSPASEASMAAMPKIEGAVEELGDSVKLVKIDTYRNQRISNRYNITNIPTIVLFNKGKVVETINSEAIDTAALVAKVKSL